The Naumovozyma castellii chromosome 2, complete genome sequence taaagaatggCAATTCTATAAACTCCAAATGTATGTTAGTTAGGTAGAACTCGTCATCGATGAAGCAAATATATTTACTAACACAGCATATTTTATTGAGCCAGAACCACTCAGGACACATCAATTGACAAAGAAACCATAATAGATGAGATAACGTGGAAACAATGGATAAACAATGCACTCAAAAGGTCGCACGGACTATTTGGTGAAGGGATAGAGTATTTTATTGTCAATCAAGAAGATAAAATAGCGTTTTTAAAAGTCAGTTACCAGGATAGAGAGGCGTTTTCATCCGCGATAGGAACATACATATCGACTGATGACCTGATTGGCACACCGTTAGCAGTAACCACCCTTCAAGAAACATCAGATGTGAATAACTTAGAGATTGGAGAAGATGACAAACTGTGGTATAAGAAATTTGTGGAGGAAATAGTTGATGATGCCAAATGTCAATGATCGATTCAAGCATGTGGATCAAATGATCCCTATTATAGAGTATTAAATACGATAATTAATCTAAACCCATTGGAAAAAACCGCAAGAACTTTCTGTATTACCTGTATCTCCTTGTGGTCTATTACATACCCAAAATCTTTTCCCTGGATGTGTGCTCGTTCTTGATGTCTTTAGAATTGCATCTTCTCCATGCTTGCATAGTGGGGCTTTACCAAATAAAGCCTTGATGGAATTTGTCGGTTTATTAGCACCCTTTATTGCGGCCTGTGGGGACTGCGATATGGGTAAAAATGctgatgattttgatttggTAGCATTTTCAGCAAAGGACTGAAGTTTTGctttcttttgttttgaGCTAGAAAAGAAGGTATCTATCGACCTACTACGTTTAGCATTAGAATTGGTTCCTGAGACAGATTTTGTTATCTGGTTTGAACAAGAGGCCGTTGATTTAATTTCCGtatcttttaattttgtGCGGTAAGCAAACATCTTTAGAACATCGTGGTTCATTAAATCATACTTAAATCTAGCCtcaaatcttggaattttgTTAATCTTTACAGtttccttattttcttcCAGGTCGATTCCCTTTAAATCCAAATCTAGGTATACTGGACAATGATCTGAGCCCATCACATCAGCTAAAATATCAGATTCTTTAAAGCTCGGGATGAGCTTATCGCTAGTCAATATAAAATCCACTCTAGACCCATAGTTGACAGGCCTGTAGTTCTTCAATGTATTCCACACGGTGTACATTTTAACTCTTTTCCTTGTTTGTAGCCATCGAGTACTATCAACTAGAATTCCATCTTTTGCCAAATCTGGAACTATTGAATCTTTAAGTAGCTGATTTAACAGTCGTCTATGAGGTGTGGCAGGATTCATTACGAACTCTTGACAATTCAAACAATAGTTTTTTTCAAGTTGTATTCCGTCAGTATTATTGGTAACTGGTATTCGTAAGACTTCGAGTGATTCTGCCGAATCAATTAGATCTCTGCATACATTGACGTCCCCCATCAAGATCGGGTTTTTCCCCATGGCATATAAGTTTCTAATTCGTTTAAacaaaactttcaaaaacttCATCCTAAACAGTTCACCTTCCTCTGATAACCCTGAATTGGCGGGACAATATACGCAAATGACAACTATTTGACACTTCAATTCAATCATAACACATCTACCTTGAGAATCCAAATCTAGGGCCTCATCTTTACTCATTTCAATTCCATCATATCCACCTACAGTTTGACCCAGATTTAGTTGGTCCATCTCTCGATAAGTCTTTACGCTATTCTTACCATCTAATTTTAAGGATAGATATCCTGTGATGCCCTCTtcagcagcaacaacaaacaaGGGATGTCCCTCGTCATATTTTCTGATCCAACATCCAACGCCTGCATAACCTTTCTTTTTGACAGGTATCGAGATGAAAGTAAGAAATTCGTCAGGCGACGGTACCCATTTAGGTACGGTAgctttttcaatttttagTTCTTGAAACGTAATTATATCAGCTTGTAAATAATTGAAAGctttaattaaagattgATTCATCGTGGAAAATGGTTGATAATGGAAAAATGTGCGAATTCCATTCACGTTAAAAGTTAATAGACGTACTGTGGTCTCCTCATCACGTGGTGGTATCGTACTTACCATTCTTATTACCTTAGGAAGGATGTGTCAGCCTCGATCGTTGGATCATTCTTTAACATAACTTTGTAAGATATTTATTGTCTTTGTATTACATAATCTGTATAGTCCAAAATTACCgtcaaaaatattttgataatatatCATCTAtctattttttatttatacgattttgttttcattatatttccgtttattcaataaatccaTGATAATTGCTCTCTCCTTGAGTAGTATGGTGGCGAGTAAACATAATGCCAGCACTATATTGATGAACAGCTGATGGAAGTTTTTCACGTATCCGTCAATAAATATCCAATTGAATATGCTGATGGCAATTCCTGCTAACGTTACAAccttgaaattttgaaaattgaagaagaatgaattCGAATTTGATTCATCAATGTACAAGtttttgtaaaatttgCTTATAAATCTTCCACAGTAAGTAATACGAAGAATcatattgataatattacCAATGATAAGACCATTGATAGaaagtttcaaatattcaatgaGACACCAACAATTGAGAAGGAATACCCCTGAGAAGACCATCATAAAATATgaatgtttcaaaatttgatcaCCAGTGGCTGTACTTTGAAAAAACGCTTCAAAAATCCCATTCAATGATAAGAATGGGATATAAAAGCAATAAACTCTGATTGTGTCTAACACAGAAGTGGTAGACCATTTGGATCCGATGACGAATTGTAACAGGAACGATGAGTTTACGGGACCAAATATGacaattaataatgataaataaaGGTAAAATTTGGTCAAGTTGATTAGAACGTCCATGGATAATTTCAGATTCCTTCTATTCGTATTGCTGTTACACAATAATCTTGCCAAGAATAATCTCAACGATTCTTCAATGGGGGCAAACAGTAGACGAGTTACTAATGAACCATAATTAGATAGCAAGGAATATATCCCTTGCTCCTCGACTGTACATAGAGAATTTATGATCAATTTATCACCTTCTGTAAGTAAATGCTTAAAACATAACTGGAAATAAACCTTTTTAAAATGTGCTAGGATATCACTTTGGAAATAATATGGTTTATTTATCGTCTTTGAGGATGAATGTTCACCGATGTAGTTTCTTGATTTGATCTTTgttaatttaatattaaatgattttttcTGTCCCTTGAAGTTCCTCAAGTAATCATAGAAATAACATGTCAAAAGTGTTAGAGAATGGGCAAACTTCCCCAGGGAAAATGCTAATATTGCCACACCTTCTCTAAGCATTTCATCGTCAATGACAGAGGAAATGCTTGCTAATTTGGAGAAATCAATCCAattgttttcaaaagataTGACGACAATGAAATTAACGATACAACCTATGGCCACAGCAGCTGATTCAAAACTTGATCTTGtggaataatttaaaagaaattggTTAACGATAAAGAATGGTTCACTTAGTAGTTCAATGATTATACTACACCAAATTAACAATATGGACCATGTGAAAAAGGGCAAGGTGACAAAATACGCGTTTATATTTCTATATTGCCATGTAGTGAGCACAATAGATAAGGGAATCCCAATACATAATGGAATATAGGCAAAATTTGCCAATGTTTGTAAAACATTTGATTTTTgtttctcttcatcttcatcttcattattgtcATCTATCCTCAAAGTGGATAAACGAACAGCTTCTCTACTGAAGAAGAGTACAGTACCCAAAATAAACTCCAAGAATGCTGTGATCCCAAATATTCTTGGCGACAGAAACCTCACTAGAATACTGTTCAGAAAGAACGTGATTGCCTTTGTGAAGAGCTGTCCCAGCATGAGGAACGTAGCGCCCTTAGTGGATTTCTCCAGGATTTGCTGGCTAATATTTACATCCTTCTCCTTTGTATCCATGGTAATCGTCACTATATCGTGTGTCTGGTCCCGTATGAGCTGGCAGTGTAGTTGTTAATGCAGACTACTTACGTGTCTTCTATGGCGATAgtcaatattgaaatttcatcgCTCTCAATTTCGTGTTTTGCTTTCTCTGTTAGTGAGGAGCTTCACACTAAGATGAACAAATGGATAATCAGTACATGACAAGGACTGTCCATTGTAAGTGAGAATAGTCATTGAAGCAGCACCCCATTTTGccaacaataataacacCATCAATATGACAGGAGACACATCACACGGTCAGGGATTCCACGAGAGGGACATCCACGAATTAAGGGAGCAGGACAGATGGTTACCCATCAACAACGTCTCACGTCTTATGAAACATACGTTACCAGGCTCAGCTAAGGTCTCCAAGGATGCCAAGGAGTGCATGCAGGAGTGTGTTAGCGAATTTATCTCTTTTGTGACTAGTGAGGCTAGTGACAGATGCGCTACCGATAAGAGGAAGACGATCAATGGGGAGGATATTCTGATATCGTTGCATTCATTGGGGTTTGAGAACTACGCTGAAGTGCTGAAGATATACTTGGCCAAGTATCGAGAGCAACAGGCCTTGAAGGCCCAACAGCAGAATCCCGAGCTGGACTCGAAGATAGAGGAGAACCAGGACCAGACAACATGAGGTTGCTGTGCCCGTTTGTCTACTATTACTATATATCTACATATTCTTCCTTAGGGCTCCTCTGTAATTAAATGTAACTCAATACAACCTATTTTATGTTAATATCGAAGCTAAGCATTCATTACAGATTAATTTGCAATAAAATACAATCGCGCGAGTTTGCCACCCTTTTCTACAACTAGTCCCTTCCATGATTAATTAACCACCACTGAGACATCAACATCCACTTGCACAAGCGGCAAACCAAACTGCTGCTACAAGACCAGAACCCAGGACAACCATGCTCAGAAGATCCACCTCTTCTGCTTTGCTACTAAAGCGAACTCTTAGGAGACCCAGCACATCGACACTACGCAGTGTCCAAAGACTAAGATACGCATCTACCATACCtcatcatttgaaattgaatgcAAAGTCCCCTGATTTTATCCATGATTATGCCCATACATCCTTACAGACAACCTTACCGAATATTTTATCACTCAGAAGTAAGAATAATAACGTTCCTCCTGCTTCAACTCCGGTAGATCCAAAGAATGACAAGAAGCCTCCTTCCACGGAGAAGAAAGATAAGAACGACAAGAAGACTCCGGAGGAAGAGTCACCATCTACTGAACTACCTAAGCATGAAAAGAAGGACACTGGcttgaaagagaagaataaTGGAAGCGCTACTGCCAAGTCATCCACAAGTGCGACAGGAGGCTCCACTCCACCAGGAAATGACGACGGAGATTCTCCCTCTGTACCACCGCCCCCAGCTTCATCTACCCCAAATAGTACCCTTCCCGATGTTTACCCAGAGATGCTGGCATTACCCATCTCCAGGAGACCATTGTTCCCTGGGTTTTATAAAGCGGTGGTGATATCTGATACAAGGGTCATGAACGCCATAAAGGAAATGTTAGAACGTCAACAACCTTATTTAGGTGCTTTCATGTTGAAGGATTCAGATTCAGATTTGGATGTCATTACTGATAAGAATCAAGTTTATAACGTTGGGGTGTTGGCTCAAATTACGAGCGCTTTCCCCAGTAAGGATGAAAAGACTGGGAAGGAAACAATGACTGCATTGCTATATCCTCATAAGAGAATCcaattggatgatttgCTTCCTCCACCACCAATCCCAGAAGGAACAGAAGAAACTGAACCagcaaagaaagaagaagaaggcaAAACCACTACTGACTTGGAGAATATCGTTGTTGAGAAGATTTCTACACCTGTAAAGagttcttcatcagattcGACAACAACGTTGGTACAGGAAAGTGATGACATcagtgaagaagaattgaaaaagatggaagaagaagatggaaatCCAACAGAATTTCTGAAGCAATATCACGTCTCCTTAGTTaatgtttccaatttagaAGACGAACCTTTTGATAGAAAATCACCAGTTATTAATGCTCTCACGTCTGAAATTCTAAAAGTGTTTAAAGAAATCTCCCAATTGAATACAATGTTCAGAGAACAAATTGCCACGTTTTCTGCATCTATCCAATCggcaacaacaaatatattCGAGGAACCGGCAAGATTAGCAGATTTTGCTGCGGCGGTATCAGctggtgaagaagatgaattacAAGATATTCTGGCATCATTGAACATCGAGCATCGTTTAgaaaaatctttattaGTTTTAAAGAAGGAATTAATGAATGCAGAAttacaaaacaaaatatcCAAAGATGTGGAAaccaaaattcaaaagaggcaaagagaatattatttaatggaaCAATTAAAAGGGATTAAGAGAGAACTAGGCATTGATGATGGTAGagataaattaattgaaacatATAAGAAACGTgtggaaaaattacaacTACCGGAGAACGTTcagaaaatttttgatgaagaaatcaataaattggCTACTTTAGAAACTTCCATGTCTGAATTTGGTGTCATTAGAAACTATTTAGATTGGATAACATCCCTTCCATGGGGGATTACCTCAAAGGAACAATATTCAATCCCAAGAGCAAGAAAAATACTTGACGAAGATCATTACGGAATGAAAGACGTCAAAGATAGAATTCTGGAGTTTATCGCTGTCGGTAAACTATTGGGTAAAGTTGATGGTAAGATCATATGTTTTGTAGGACCACCAGGCGTGGGTAAAACCTCCATTGGTAAATCCATCGCGCGTGCATTAAATCGTCAATTCTTTAGATTTTCTGTAGGTGGTATGACAGATGTAGCAGAAATTAAGGGTCACAGAAGAACTTATATTGGAGCCTTACCAGGTAGAATCATTCAAgctttgaaaaaatgtCAAACTCAAAATCCATTGATCTTAATAGACGAAATTGATAAGATTGGGCATGGTAGTATCCATGGTGACCCATCTTCTGCCTTATTGGAAGTTTTAGATCCAGAACAAAACAATAGTTTCTTGGATAACTATTTGGATATTACAATGGATCTTTCTAAAGTGCTATTTGTTTGCACGGCTAATTCATTAGATACAATCCCAAGGCCATTGTTAGATCGTATGGAAATTATTGAGTTAACTGGGTATGTTGCTGAGGAAAAAGTAAAGATCGCAGAACAATATTTAGCCCCAAGCGCTAAGAAGAGTGCCGGTTTGGAAAACGCTAATGTTGATTTATCAGAGGATTCGGTTATTGCactaatgaaatattaCTGTAGAGAGAGTGGTGTAAGAAACTTAAAGAAGcatattgaaaaaatataccGTAAGGCCGCATTAAATGTGGTTAAACAATTAAGCATAGATGATACGCCGAAGGATGCTGCTAGCTCGACAGAAACGGTTGAAAAGACAACAAAGGATTCTGCTACTGCATCTACTGTTGCAAACAACGAAGAAATCGAAGTCGAAAAGACCAAGGATGACGTCGAGGCAATGAAAGTATCTGATGATGTTAAGATAGTAATTACACCCGAAAACTTGAAGGATTATGTGGGTCCGCCAGTCTATACTACAGACA is a genomic window containing:
- the POP8 gene encoding ribonuclease P (ancestral locus Anc_8.164), with product MSKAIEPCKNNFKEWQFYKLQITTQDTSIDKETIIDEITWKQWINNALKRSHGLFGEGIEYFIVNQEDKIAFLKVSYQDREAFSSAIGTYISTDDLIGTPLAVTTLQETSDVNNLEIGEDDKLWYKKFVEEIVDDAKCQ
- the APN2 gene encoding DNA-(apurinic or apyrimidinic site) lyase APN2 (ancestral locus Anc_8.165) codes for the protein MVSTIPPRDEETTVRLLTFNVNGIRTFFHYQPFSTMNQSLIKAFNYLQADIITFQELKIEKATVPKWVPSPDEFLTFISIPVKKKGYAGVGCWIRKYDEGHPLFVVAAEEGITGYLSLKLDGKNSVKTYREMDQLNLGQTVGGYDGIEMSKDEALDLDSQGRCVMIELKCQIVVICVYCPANSGLSEEGELFRMKFLKVLFKRIRNLYAMGKNPILMGDVNVCRDLIDSAESLEVLRIPVTNNTDGIQLEKNYCLNCQEFVMNPATPHRRLLNQLLKDSIVPDLAKDGILVDSTRWLQTRKRVKMYTVWNTLKNYRPVNYGSRVDFILTSDKLIPSFKESDILADVMGSDHCPVYLDLDLKGIDLEENKETVKINKIPRFEARFKYDLMNHDVLKMFAYRTKLKDTEIKSTASCSNQITKSVSGTNSNAKRSRSIDTFFSSSKQKKAKLQSFAENATKSKSSAFLPISQSPQAAIKGANKPTNSIKALFGKAPLCKHGEDAILKTSRTSTHPGKRFWVCNRPQGDTGNTESSCGFFQWV
- the RFT1 gene encoding glycolipid translocation protein (ancestral locus Anc_8.166), with the protein product MDTKEKDVNISQQILEKSTKGATFLMLGQLFTKAITFFLNSILVRFLSPRIFGITAFLEFILGTVLFFSREAVRLSTLRIDDNNEDEDEEKQKSNVLQTLANFAYIPLCIGIPLSIVLTTWQYRNINAYFVTLPFFTWSILLIWCSIIIELLSEPFFIVNQFLLNYSTRSSFESAAVAIGCIVNFIVVISFENNWIDFSKLASISSVIDDEMLREGVAILAFSLGKFAHSLTLLTCYFYDYLRNFKGQKKSFNIKLTKIKSRNYIGEHSSSKTINKPYYFQSDILAHFKKVYFQLCFKHLLTEGDKLIINSLCTVEEQGIYSLLSNYGSLVTRLLFAPIEESLRLFLARLLCNSNTNRRNLKLSMDVLINLTKFYLYLSLLIVIFGPVNSSFLLQFVIGSKWSTTSVLDTIRVYCFYIPFLSLNGIFEAFFQSTATGDQILKHSYFMMVFSGVFLLNCWCLIEYLKLSINGLIIGNIINMILRITYCGRFISKFYKNLYIDESNSNSFFFNFQNFKVVTLAGIAISIFNWIFIDGYVKNFHQLFINIVLALCLLATILLKERAIIMDLLNKRKYNENKIV
- the HAP3 gene encoding Hap3p (ancestral locus Anc_8.167), producing the protein MTGDTSHGQGFHERDIHELREQDRWLPINNVSRLMKHTLPGSAKVSKDAKECMQECVSEFISFVTSEASDRCATDKRKTINGEDILISLHSLGFENYAEVLKIYLAKYREQQALKAQQQNPELDSKIEENQDQTT
- the PIM1 gene encoding ATP-dependent Lon protease PIM1 (ancestral locus Anc_8.168) — protein: MLRRSTSSALLLKRTLRRPSTSTLRSVQRLRYASTIPHHLKLNAKSPDFIHDYAHTSLQTTLPNILSLRSKNNNVPPASTPVDPKNDKKPPSTEKKDKNDKKTPEEESPSTELPKHEKKDTGLKEKNNGSATAKSSTSATGGSTPPGNDDGDSPSVPPPPASSTPNSTLPDVYPEMLALPISRRPLFPGFYKAVVISDTRVMNAIKEMLERQQPYLGAFMLKDSDSDLDVITDKNQVYNVGVLAQITSAFPSKDEKTGKETMTALLYPHKRIQLDDLLPPPPIPEGTEETEPAKKEEEGKTTTDLENIVVEKISTPVKSSSSDSTTTLVQESDDISEEELKKMEEEDGNPTEFLKQYHVSLVNVSNLEDEPFDRKSPVINALTSEILKVFKEISQLNTMFREQIATFSASIQSATTNIFEEPARLADFAAAVSAGEEDELQDILASLNIEHRLEKSLLVLKKELMNAELQNKISKDVETKIQKRQREYYLMEQLKGIKRELGIDDGRDKLIETYKKRVEKLQLPENVQKIFDEEINKLATLETSMSEFGVIRNYLDWITSLPWGITSKEQYSIPRARKILDEDHYGMKDVKDRILEFIAVGKLLGKVDGKIICFVGPPGVGKTSIGKSIARALNRQFFRFSVGGMTDVAEIKGHRRTYIGALPGRIIQALKKCQTQNPLILIDEIDKIGHGSIHGDPSSALLEVLDPEQNNSFLDNYLDITMDLSKVLFVCTANSLDTIPRPLLDRMEIIELTGYVAEEKVKIAEQYLAPSAKKSAGLENANVDLSEDSVIALMKYYCRESGVRNLKKHIEKIYRKAALNVVKQLSIDDTPKDAASSTETVEKTTKDSATASTVANNEEIEVEKTKDDVEAMKVSDDVKIVITPENLKDYVGPPVYTTDRLYETTPPGVVMGLAWTNMGGCSLYVESVLEQPLHNCRHPTLERTGQLGDVMKESSRLAYSFSKMFLAKHFPENRFFEKASIHLHCPEGATPKDGPSAGVTMATSFLSLALNESVDPTVAMTGELTLTGKVLRIGGLREKAVAAKRSGAKTIIFPKDNMSDWAELPDNVKEGLEPLAADWYGDVFDRLFKNVSVDTGNKVWDSEFAILDAKNEKEKHGKDE